In Arachis hypogaea cultivar Tifrunner chromosome 17, arahy.Tifrunner.gnm2.J5K5, whole genome shotgun sequence, a single window of DNA contains:
- the LOC112765555 gene encoding probable O-methyltransferase 3: MEFQGGEQSNNAKLVKAQSQIWNHTFSFINSMSLKCAVELGIPDAIHNYGKPMPLSQLIASLPIHPSKTSFIHRLMRILIHSGIFVTEDVTNNNNEVEIGYVLTDSCIFLLKNNPFSVTTLILMNLGPTGTKAWHHLSDWFKNDDLTAFETAHGITFWEYIDREPEYRKSFIDGMASDARVVSSLLLDDKCKGVFEGLESLVDVGGGTGTVAKAIAESFPNLKCSVFDLPCVVAGLQGTDNLKYIAGDMFVDPIPPSHAILLKLILHDWNDEECVKILKRCKEAIMHEDKGGKVVIIDMVVEDDNKKDYDRSLESQLFSDMLMMVLFNGKERNKIEWTNIIFSAGFTRYKITPIHGLMSLIEIYP; encoded by the exons ATGGAATTCCAAGGTGGAGAACAATCTAATAATGCCAAACTTGTTAAAGCTCAAAGCCAGATTTGGAATCATACTTTCAGTTTCATAAACTCTATGTCACTGAAATGTGCTGTTGAATTAGGCATACCCGATGCAATACACAATTACGGCAAACCCATGCCCCTCTCACAACTCATTGCTTCATTGCCAATTCATCCGTCAAAAACCTCCTTCATCCATCGCTTGATGAGAATCTTGATCCATTCCGGCATCTTCGTTACCGAAGATGTCACCAATAATAATAACGAGGTTGAAATTGGGTATGTTCTAACTGATTCATGCATTTTCCTACTTAAGAACAACCCCTTCAGTGTGACAACTTTGATTCTGATGAACCTTGGTCCCACCGGGACAAAGGCATGGCATCATTTGTCTGATTGGTTCAAGAACGACGATCTCACAGCATTTGAGACTGCACATGGAATAACGTTTTGGGAGTATATTGACCGCGAGCCTGAATATCGCAAATCCTTCATTGACGGCATGGCAAGTGATGCTCGAGTTGTTAGTAGTCTGTTACTGGATGATAAGTGCAAGGGAGTGTTTGAGGGATTGGAATCGCTGGTTGATGTTGGTGGAGGCACTGGAACTGTTGCAAAGGCCATCGCCGAATCATTCCCAAACTTGAAGTGCTCTGTATTTGATCTCCCATGTGTTGTTGCCGGTTTGCAAGGAACTGACAACCTTAAATACATTGCAGGCGACATGTTTGTTGATCCTATTCCTCCTTCTCATGCAATTTTGTTGAAG TTGATTTTACATGACTGGAACGACGAGGAATGTGTGAAAATATTAAAGAGATGCAAGGAGGCAATCATGCACGAAGACAAAGGAGGGAAGGTCGTTATTATAGACATGGTGGTGGAGGATGATAACAAGAAAGATTATGACCGATCACTTGAAAGTCAGCTCTTCTCTGACATGCTTATGATGGTGTTGTTCAATggaaaagagagaaataaaatagaatggactAACATAATTTTTTCTGCTGGTTTTACTCGCTATAAAATAACTCCGATTCATGGATTAATGTCTCTCATTGAGATCTATCCATAG